The following coding sequences lie in one Tichowtungia aerotolerans genomic window:
- a CDS encoding rhomboid family protein — MQQRPYTHFGDPAGMTYGVQLLLVLNIAAALIDWLIFPLKPLFELHANWWTHFGVWELVTYQFLHQGVRHILFNMLALFFIGPEVERGIGTHRFFILYFLSGILGGLGWSLLSPPWHSCVGASGAVFGVLGAFAALYPDRELYVWGILPVKAWLLVVILGAYELLNVLGGPGGVVANAAHLGGALAGVAYTIIISRPDIMRKIRSSLAPRKKPPVSRSEIDRILDKAAQHGMHSLTPAERATLKRAGRQ; from the coding sequence ATGCAACAACGACCCTATACACACTTCGGAGATCCGGCCGGCATGACCTACGGAGTCCAGCTCCTGCTGGTCCTCAACATCGCCGCCGCGCTCATCGACTGGCTCATTTTCCCCCTGAAACCTCTTTTTGAACTCCACGCCAACTGGTGGACCCACTTCGGTGTATGGGAACTGGTCACCTATCAGTTCCTGCATCAGGGCGTCCGACACATTCTGTTCAATATGCTGGCCCTTTTCTTTATCGGCCCGGAAGTCGAACGAGGAATCGGCACCCACCGTTTTTTCATTCTCTATTTCTTAAGCGGCATCCTCGGCGGGCTGGGATGGTCGCTGCTTTCACCGCCGTGGCATTCCTGCGTTGGCGCGTCCGGAGCCGTCTTCGGCGTCCTCGGAGCCTTTGCTGCCCTCTATCCCGACCGCGAACTGTACGTTTGGGGAATTCTGCCGGTCAAAGCCTGGCTGTTGGTGGTAATTCTCGGCGCATACGAACTGCTTAACGTACTTGGCGGCCCCGGCGGAGTTGTTGCAAATGCCGCGCACCTTGGAGGCGCCCTTGCCGGCGTTGCGTATACAATCATCATCAGTCGCCCGGATATCATGCGAAAAATCCGCAGCAGCCTGGCTCCCCGAAAAAAGCCGCCGGTTTCACGATCAGAAATTGATCGGATTCTCGACAAGGCTGCGCAACACGGAATGCATTCGCTGACTCCCGCGGAGCGTGCGACGCTCAAGCGTGCGGGGCGGCAGTAA